The sequence GTCTGCACGGCCGCGTCGTGCAGATATCGAGCACCGTGGGGCGGGGCCATCCCGCCGAATTCACTCTCACGCTCTGAGCACCCATGACAAACACATTCCATCTCGGGATGCCTTTCATCGAAGGCAGCCAGGCGCAGAAACACGTCACGCATAACGAGGCATTGCGGATTCTGGACGCCGTGATCCAGATCGGCGTGCGCGACACCGACCGGACGTCGCCGCCGCCGACGCCTGCGGAGGGCGACCGGCACATCGTCGCAACCGGCGCCACCGGAGCATGGACCGGGCAGGCCGATGCGGTCGCGGTCTACGAAGACGGCGCGTGGCGCTTTCTCGTGCCGAAGCTCGGCTGGTGCGCATGGTCCGACGCCGATGCCGCGCTGCTGGTCTATGACGGCGCAACATGGACCGATGTCGTCAGCGGAGGGGGCGGCTCCATGCCGGACAGCATGCCGCTGCTCGGAATCAATGACACCGCGAACGATCCGAACCTGCTGACGGTGAAATCCAACGCGGCGCTGTTCGATGCCATCGCGGTGGCCGACGGCGGCACCGGCGACATGCGGGTGCAGATCTCCAAGGAAGATTCTTCCGGCACCGCGTCGGTGGTGTTCTCCAACGCATTCTCCGGCCGCGCCGAGTTCGGCCTTGTCGAGTCTGATGCGTTCAAGCTCAAGGTCTCGAATGACGGATCGGCCTTCATCGAGGCGCTGGCCATCGACCAGGCCACGGGCAACGCCGCGTTGTCGCGTGGTTTCGCTCTGACCGGCGTGATCTCGCCATCGCAGCTCACGTCGAACCAGGACAACTACAATCCCGCGGGCATCGCGTCGGCATCGGTGCTCAACCTGTCGTCCGATGCCTTGCGCAGCGTGTCGGGTCTGGCTGGCGGCGAAGAGGGCCGCATCGTCAGCATCATCAATACCGGCAGCCAGATTATTTCGCTGCTCAACGAAAGTGCGTCATCCACGGCGGCCAATCGTTTCGCGCTGGGTGGCGATGTTGCGATCAACGCGAAGCAGGCCGCACTGCTGCGTTACGACA is a genomic window of Bradyrhizobium sp. G127 containing:
- a CDS encoding DUF2793 domain-containing protein, whose amino-acid sequence is MTNTFHLGMPFIEGSQAQKHVTHNEALRILDAVIQIGVRDTDRTSPPPTPAEGDRHIVATGATGAWTGQADAVAVYEDGAWRFLVPKLGWCAWSDADAALLVYDGATWTDVVSGGGGSMPDSMPLLGINDTANDPNLLTVKSNAALFDAIAVADGGTGDMRVQISKEDSSGTASVVFSNAFSGRAEFGLVESDAFKLKVSNDGSAFIEALAIDQATGNAALSRGFALTGVISPSQLTSNQDNYNPAGIASASVLNLSSDALRSVSGLAGGEEGRIVSIINTGSQIISLLNESASSTAANRFALGGDVAINAKQAALLRYDSAAARWVALARPDGRDVLAANRTYYVRSDGSDGNDGLSNSSGGAFLTIQKAINVVAALDLNGKAVTIQVGGGTYSGGVSVSTPFVGGVPLLQGDAATPGNVVISVTGNAIHVSNGAELSVGGFKLVTATAGNGLNTTGAGRINVVGKMEFGACATAHMHSSYAGQIAVSADYTISGGALYHWWSETAGGSIAVIGRTVTLSGTPAFTAFANATIVAQIVAVSNTYSGSATGSRYSATLNGVILSSGATLPGSTAGSVSTGGQYN